The sequence CATAAAGAAATATCAATGGTTTAATATACCTCTTGCTATCCACGGTGTTGTTGTTAAATCGGATGGTGAGATTTTAGAGATTACTGTGGGTGAAGATGATAACGATCCAGTTTTTATTATACCTGACCTTTTACCGCATCTATCCCATAAGATTATGAACGATAAGAAGGTAAAAGATGCATTTGATGCCGAAAAAATGAACCTAATTGTTGGTAGTATACCCTTAGACGATGATGAAAAGGATACGGTTAAGCTCAGCGTACTTAAGATTTTAAATGAAAAATATGGTATAGTTGAGGAGGATTTTATATCTGCTGAACTATCAGTAGTGCCCTCATTTAAGCCCAAAGATGTAGGTTTTGATAAGGGGCTTTTAGCCGCATACGGACATGACGATAGGATATGCGCTTTTTGCTCTAAAGAGGCCTTTTTTAAGTCTCAGGTTAATTCAAAGACAATTGTTGCCCTTATGATAGACAAAGAGGAGATAGGTTCAGATGGTAATACAGGTGCAAAATCAAGGTTCTTATTGGATGTAGTTGTTGAGATACTAAAGAAACAAGGGATTGAACCCAATTTTGAGCATATAGGTGAGTTTTTGAAAAAGTCTGAGGTTCTGAGTGCTGATGTTAACGGTGCTGTTAATCCAATGTATAAAGAAGTTCACGAGAAGGACAATGCAAGTTATATAAACCACGGCGTTGTTTTGACTAAATTCACCGGACATGGTGGTAAATATATGGCAAACGATGCTCACGCTGAATTTGTTGGCAAGATAAGGAGAATATTTAACAATGCTGGGGTTAACTGGCAGATTGGAGAGCTTGGTAAGGTTGATGAGGGTGGAGGAGGAACGATAGCAAAATACTTGGCCGCTTGGAATATGGATGTTGTTGATTGTGGTCCAGCTTTGATATCTATGCACTCTCCATATGAGATAGCATCAAAAAGTGATTTGTTTGAGACATATAAAGCCTACAAGGCTTTCTTTGAAAGTGATTAATGAGCAAGCAAGAACAATTTCTAAAAATAATAGAGGGACTACATAACTGCGCCAACCGCCGTGATGGGTGGAGTCCTATATTAAAAAATATAGCCGAGTTTTTCAATGTAAGCTCTGCTTTCTTTGCCGAAATTATAGATGAGAATGTTATGGAATGTTATTCATCTGAAGAGGAATACAACAACTGTAAAATTCCAAAGATGTCTGTAGCATCAGAGACAATAAAGACTAAAGATAGTATAGTTGTAATGGATTATGAAAATAGTAAATATTCAGATGGCTTTTGGTCTGATAAAGGTGTTAAATGCATAGCCAGTGTTCCGGTTATTTTTTCTGATAGGGTTTTTGGCGCATTACAACTCGTTAGATTTGATGAGTCTAAGAAGTTCTCCGCAAGACAACTTGAGCTTTTAAAGGCCATAGCCAGGGTTATGTCTTTTGCTCTCTATTATCATGCCAAAGCCAAATCGACCGATACTATACTATCCTTGATGCTTAAAGAGTTTGAGTTTTTTTATAACCAGAAGCTTCCAGATTATTTTGATAAAATAGAGCTTGAAAGATGGATTTCATCCTATCTAAAAAACATATTGAATATTACAAAGGCTACAGCTGTGGGGTTTGTCTTTCCTGAGGAAAATATCTATGCTGTTGTTAATAAAACAAACAATAATTCAAAAAATATATTTTATACCGATAACGATGAGGTTAAGGACTGGATTTTATATAAAATGTGGGAAAAATCCATAGGTGATGTTATAGAGGCAAGCCAGCTTGAGGATTATGGCATTACACATTCAAATTTAATGAGAAATTTTCAGATAAAATCGGCACTTTTTGTCCCTGTAAAATACAACGATAGGGTAATTGTGGCTATGGGGTTTGGTTTCAGTGAGCCTATAAATATAGACCACGATTTTAAGCTTGCCCTACAGAATTCCGCAGCTCATCTTGCATTTATGCTTGTTGCCGCAAAAAACCTATCCACGCTCAACAACAAACTCATAGATACTGAGGAGAGTTTTCTTGAATCGTTTATTTTAATGATGGAAGCTAGGGACGTATATACCAAAGGTCATTCAAAGAGAGTAGCTTTATACGCAAAAGCCATAGCAAAAGCTCTTGGATATTCTCAAAAGGACCAGGATTTAATATATTTGGCAGGGATCCTTCACGATATAGGTAAAATTGGGATTCCAGATAACATACTTCTAAAGCCGGGTAAACTGACACCTAACGAGTATAGAATAATAAAAAATCACGCTGAGTTTTCTTATCAGATAATAAAAAACATAAAAAAGTTTGAGGATATAGCTGAGTTCGTCAGGTATCACCATGAAAGGTGCGATGGTAGCGGCTACCCAAAAGGTTTGATGTGCGATGAGATACCAGAGGGTGCAAGGATTTTGGCTATAGCAGATGTATTTGATGCCATAACCTCAACAAGACCTTACAGAAAAAAGCTTTCTGTGGATAGAGCTTTAGATGTATTGATTGAAATGGGGAAGGGGCTTGACCAGAGTATAGTCGCAAAGGTGCTTGAAGTTTTGAGGGAAAGTTACTATCAGATAGAGGATTATCAAGAAAGTAGGGAGTTTGTGCCTGAAGAGATAGAGGAAATAAGAAAGCGTATATTCACAACTGATTATATGACAGGTCTTTTAAGGAGAAAACAATTTATAGAGAAAGCATCAAAGTATATTGATGAACATAGGAAATTCTGGGTTTTTTATTTTGATATAAAAAATTTAAGCTACCTAAACTACAGTTATTCAATGGATATAGGCGATAAGATTATAATACATACGGCTGAAGCGTTAAAATCATTAAAAGAGGTTAAATTATTAGCCAGAGTTGAACCTGATGCTTTTTATTTTGTTTATGAAAGTGATATAGAGCCGGCTGTTTTTGCTGTAGATATAAAAAAGCATGTTAAAGCTTATGTTACAGAGCAGCTGTCCAAAGAAGAATTCTTTATGAGTAGCTGGAGGAGAGTAATAAACTACTATGTTTCGTTCTCTGAATACATACCAGGAAAAACTGTCGAACAGATGATGTATGAATGTAAGCAAAAGAAGAAGGAATTTGAGGAGATGCTCTTATGATAGATAGGGTTATTGAAATTTTTGAAGAGATATCTAATATTCCGCGGTGTTCTAAGAACTGCTTTGCCATATCTTCCTATCTGTGCAGATGGGCTAAAGAAAATGGTTTTGAATGCAGGCAAGATGATGCTTTGAATGTGTTTATAGATGTACCTGCTTCTGCTGGATTCGAGAAAAAGCCTGTTGTAGCCCTTCAGGGACATATGGATATGGTGTGTGTAAAAAGGGAGGATTCGAATCACGATTTTGACGAAGACCCAATAAAGGTTTATAGGAATGGCGATTGGCTAAAAGCAGATGGTACTACGTTGGGAGCCGATAATGGAATAGCTCTGGCTCTGGCTATGGCTATAGCTATGGACAAAAGCCTTGAGCATCCTCCTCTTCAGTTGATATTTACAGCGGATGAGGAGATTGGTTTGATTGGGGCCTCAAAAATAGATAGTAAAATGATTAAAGCCGACGAGCTTGTTAATATAGATTCGGAAACCGAGGGCGTGTTTGTTATAGGGTGTGCAGGTGGTGAGGATAGCGAGCTGTCGATGGATATATACAGAAGGAATGAGAGAAGAGGTGAACCGTTTAAAATAGTGGTCTCAGGCTTGCTTGGCGGTCATTCCGGAATGGAAATAAACAAGAATAGGGCAAATGCAATAAAGGTTATAAATGAGATTTTAAAGGATGTTTTTGATTTTGTTGAGCTTGCCTATCTTCACGGTGGCAGGATGAGAAATGCCATACCAAGCAGCGCTGAGGCCTGGGTTTATGTTAAGGATCTAGATGGTCTAAAGGGTGGGATATCCTTTATGAGTCAGAAATTTAAGAGTCAATACTATCAAGAGGATATAAAAATAGACATAATTGAAGCAAATTTTGATAAGAAACCTATTTCCAAAGCTGATTTTTCGACAATTATAGAGCTTATAGACAAGCTGCCACACGGAGTCTATAGGATGTATGATGATAGAATCCCTATGATATCCGATAACCTCGCAATAGTTGATATGGATGAAAATAAGCTGAGCATAGCTACAAACCAAAGGAGCCTAACAGAGGAAGGACTTGATGAGATTATGGGCATTATAGAGAAGATAGCAGGAGAGTTTAGCTGTTCATTTGATAGACACAGCAGGTACTCATCATGGACCCCCAACAGGGATTCAAGACTATTAAAAAAGGCTATTGGTCTGTGGAGTGAAATGTATAAGCAAAAGCCCATGGTTGAGGTTATACATGCAGGTTTGGAGTGTGGCATAATAGGTTCAAAAAAGAAGGGAATAGATATGATTTCTTTGGGGCCGAATATAGAGAATGCCCATACACCGGATGAGAGGTTGAGCATCTCATCCACCGAAAGGGTTTATAAATTTATTTGTGAGCTTTTGAAGAGATGAGACCGTTTTTTATTGGGTTTGTTGGCCATTCCGGTATGGGTAAGACAACCCTAATAGAGAAGTTGATAAAGCGTTTTTCTCAAGACGGGTATGTTGTTGGTGCCATAAAGCATGATGCCCACGAATTTGAGATCGACTATCCGGGTAAGGACTCATACAGAATGAAACATGCGGGGGCAAAGCGGGTGGTTTTATCCTCGGCGCAGAAGTTTGCCTTGATAGAGGATAGGGATGAGGAAAAGGATTTAGACCAGATAAAGGAGCTTTTTGACGATTGCGATATTGTGTTTGTTGAGGGGTATAAGCTTGGTGATATAGTCAAGATTGAGGTTCACAGAAAAGAAAAGGGAGATAATTTGCTCATCAATCAGGGAGTTGAAAATATAGTCGCCGTTGCATCGGATGAAAAACTCAATTTGCCTGTTAAGTGCTTTGATATAGACGGTATTGATGGCTTGGTTTCTTTTATAAAGACCTTCTTAAAACACAATGAGAATACTTAACATAGAATCGGCCACTAACTTTTCCGGTGGCGTTAATCAGACGATTATAAACTGCCTGGGCTTGAGAGATAGGGGGCATGAGGTTTACCTTGCCTGTGTTTACAATTCCCCTATACATAAAAGATTAAAGAATGAAGGAATAGGCTTTGTATTTATTGATGAAGACAGGGTTCTGTATTCTGCTGGGGTTATTAGAGGTTTTTTAAAGAACAACCGTATCGACATTGTGCATACGCATCATTCTAAAGGTCATGAAATAGGCTTGTGGGCGTTGATGTTTAGGAAAAAGGAGAAACTTGTTGTTCAAAGGAGCGTTCTATTTCCCACAAGAAACCTGTTTAAATACCTAAACCCACGCATAGACCTATTTATTGCGAATTCAAATGCCGTAAAAGATGTTCTGGTCAAGCATTTTGTGAACCCCAGCAAGGTAAGGGTTGTCTATTCTGCTGCAAATGCGGATAGGATTAGAAGAATCGACAGAGAAGAAATTAGAGA comes from Hippea maritima DSM 10411 and encodes:
- the pepD gene encoding beta-Ala-His dipeptidase, translated to MIDRVIEIFEEISNIPRCSKNCFAISSYLCRWAKENGFECRQDDALNVFIDVPASAGFEKKPVVALQGHMDMVCVKREDSNHDFDEDPIKVYRNGDWLKADGTTLGADNGIALALAMAIAMDKSLEHPPLQLIFTADEEIGLIGASKIDSKMIKADELVNIDSETEGVFVIGCAGGEDSELSMDIYRRNERRGEPFKIVVSGLLGGHSGMEINKNRANAIKVINEILKDVFDFVELAYLHGGRMRNAIPSSAEAWVYVKDLDGLKGGISFMSQKFKSQYYQEDIKIDIIEANFDKKPISKADFSTIIELIDKLPHGVYRMYDDRIPMISDNLAIVDMDENKLSIATNQRSLTEEGLDEIMGIIEKIAGEFSCSFDRHSRYSSWTPNRDSRLLKKAIGLWSEMYKQKPMVEVIHAGLECGIIGSKKKGIDMISLGPNIENAHTPDERLSISSTERVYKFICELLKR
- a CDS encoding HD domain-containing phosphohydrolase — translated: MSKQEQFLKIIEGLHNCANRRDGWSPILKNIAEFFNVSSAFFAEIIDENVMECYSSEEEYNNCKIPKMSVASETIKTKDSIVVMDYENSKYSDGFWSDKGVKCIASVPVIFSDRVFGALQLVRFDESKKFSARQLELLKAIARVMSFALYYHAKAKSTDTILSLMLKEFEFFYNQKLPDYFDKIELERWISSYLKNILNITKATAVGFVFPEENIYAVVNKTNNNSKNIFYTDNDEVKDWILYKMWEKSIGDVIEASQLEDYGITHSNLMRNFQIKSALFVPVKYNDRVIVAMGFGFSEPINIDHDFKLALQNSAAHLAFMLVAAKNLSTLNNKLIDTEESFLESFILMMEARDVYTKGHSKRVALYAKAIAKALGYSQKDQDLIYLAGILHDIGKIGIPDNILLKPGKLTPNEYRIIKNHAEFSYQIIKNIKKFEDIAEFVRYHHERCDGSGYPKGLMCDEIPEGARILAIADVFDAITSTRPYRKKLSVDRALDVLIEMGKGLDQSIVAKVLEVLRESYYQIEDYQESREFVPEEIEEIRKRIFTTDYMTGLLRRKQFIEKASKYIDEHRKFWVFYFDIKNLSYLNYSYSMDIGDKIIIHTAEALKSLKEVKLLARVEPDAFYFVYESDIEPAVFAVDIKKHVKAYVTEQLSKEEFFMSSWRRVINYYVSFSEYIPGKTVEQMMYECKQKKKEFEEMLL
- the mobB gene encoding molybdopterin-guanine dinucleotide biosynthesis protein B, translated to MRPFFIGFVGHSGMGKTTLIEKLIKRFSQDGYVVGAIKHDAHEFEIDYPGKDSYRMKHAGAKRVVLSSAQKFALIEDRDEEKDLDQIKELFDDCDIVFVEGYKLGDIVKIEVHRKEKGDNLLINQGVENIVAVASDEKLNLPVKCFDIDGIDGLVSFIKTFLKHNENT
- a CDS encoding aminopeptidase; translation: MDKKQIEKLKNKLEYKNGSGWKGESYKNEVFEFSEKYKEFIGCCKTERETVRFVGDEFKKRSKKSDFFMVNRGKNVALVRLGDKFGMKLVASHIDTPRIDLKQNPLFEDVGIAMFHTHYYGGIKKYQWFNIPLAIHGVVVKSDGEILEITVGEDDNDPVFIIPDLLPHLSHKIMNDKKVKDAFDAEKMNLIVGSIPLDDDEKDTVKLSVLKILNEKYGIVEEDFISAELSVVPSFKPKDVGFDKGLLAAYGHDDRICAFCSKEAFFKSQVNSKTIVALMIDKEEIGSDGNTGAKSRFLLDVVVEILKKQGIEPNFEHIGEFLKKSEVLSADVNGAVNPMYKEVHEKDNASYINHGVVLTKFTGHGGKYMANDAHAEFVGKIRRIFNNAGVNWQIGELGKVDEGGGGTIAKYLAAWNMDVVDCGPALISMHSPYEIASKSDLFETYKAYKAFFESD